Proteins co-encoded in one Accipiter gentilis chromosome 5, bAccGen1.1, whole genome shotgun sequence genomic window:
- the LRP11 gene encoding low-density lipoprotein receptor-related protein 11, with the protein MAALVLVLLAALGGRTVLPGGRCAAPLADLRSQISGVESLLEEFRRQLQQEEPGAPAAGGGEEPCGGSSSFSARPDSIIRTKDSIAAGATFLRAPAAVAGWRQCLDACCAEPRCTLAVVQGPGRPRGSAAAAELGCYLFNCTHRGRPVCRFAPHRGFSTYSRRPAGLAAPPPPPPPPPAEPPEYDEPPQCKAGQDVVLQSPVDWVLLDGRESSDDRGIVQYEWTLLQGDSSVEMKVPQPGTLKLSHIREGEYIFQLTVTDTAGQRSSDNVSVTVLPMVHSAVACVGVCSRYQFICDDGCCIDITFACDGVRQCPDGSDETFCQNLSPGRKAVTHADLGTTQQRTVGLTENRDENFSAGNTLKATARNQPLLSVDADMSNQSLSQGPKKQIGGFVPDNSSSGKRTDDKNGNGIMVPKSDQLGGGRPVPETGAVLPLALGLAITALLLLMVACRLRLVRQKLKKARPITSEESDYLINGMYL; encoded by the exons ATGGCGgcgctggtgctggtgctgctggcggCGCTGGGCGGGCGGACCGTGCTGCCGGGCGGGCGGTGCGCGGCGCCGCTGGCCGACCTGCGCTCGCAGATCTCGGGCGTGGAGTCGCTGCTGGAGGAGTTCCGccggcagctgcagcaggaggagccgggagcgccggcggcgggcggcggcgaggagccgtgcggcggcagcagcagcttctccgcCAGGCCCGACTCCATCATCCGCACCAAGGACTCCATCGCGGCCGGCGCCACCTTCCTGCGGGCGCCCGCCGCCGTGGCGGGCTGGCGGCAGTGCCTGGACGCCTGCTGCGCCGAGCCGCGCTGCACGCTGGCGGTGGTGCAGGGGCCCGGCCGGCCGCGGGgatcggcggcggcggcggagctggGCTGCTACCTCTTCAACTGCACGCACCGCGGCCGCCCCGTCTGCCGCTTCGCCCCGCACCGCGGCTTCAGCACCTACAGCCGCCGGCCCGCCGGCctcgccgccccgccgccgccgccgccgccgccgcccgccgagcCGCCGG AATACGACGAGCCCCCACAGTGCAAGGCGGGACAAGATGTTGTGCTGCAGTCACCTGTCGACTGGGTGCTTTTGGATGGCCGAGAAAGTTCAGATGACCGTGGAATTGTGCAGTACGAGTGGACGCTGCTGCAAGGTGACTCATCGGTTGAAATGAAG GTACCACAACCAGGAACACTGAAACTGTCTCACATTCGGGAAGGCGAGTATATTTTCCAGCTAACTGTGACAGACACTGCAGGTCAGCGGAGCTCTGACAACGTCTCTGTGACCGTTCTGCCCATGGTTCATTCTGCAGTAG CCTGTGTCGGCGTTTGCTCTCGCTACCAGTTTATCTGCGATGATGGCTGCTGCATTGACATCACGTTTGCTTGCGATGGCGTGAGACAGTGCCCTGACGGATCGGATGAAACTTTCTGCCAGAACC TCAGCCCAGGTCGGAAGGCAGTGACCCATGCAGATCTTGGCACTACCCAGCAAAGGACTGTAGGACTGACCGAAAACAGAGATGAAAACTTCTCTGCAGGAAACACCCTGAAAGCCACTGCCAGAAATCAACCGCTTCTCTCAGTGGATGCAGACATGTCTAACCAATCGCTTTCTCAGGGACCAAAGAAACAAATCGGTGGATTTGTGCCAG ATAACAGTTCCTCAGGGAAAAGAACAGATGATAAAAACGGGAATGGCATAATGGTGCCAAAGAGTGATCAGCTTGGAGGTGGTCGTCCAGTCCCAGAAACAG GTGCTGTGTTACCCTTAGCCTTAGGCTTGGCCATCACTGCTTTACTGCTGCTTATGGTTGCTTGCAGACTGCGTTTAGTGAGACAGAAGCTTAAAAAAGCTCGACCCATTACATCTGAAGAGTCCGATTACCTCATCAATGGGATGTATCTCTAA